A window of Variovorax sp. HW608 genomic DNA:
CGATGTTGCCGAAGGTGCGGCGCCTGGTGCCGAGCATCCCCATGCACCAGCGCGGCTTGGTTGCCAGGTTGATCAGGTTGGCAAGGGTGGGCTTGGGCGGTGCCGACAGGCCGTTCTTGAGGTCCTTGTGGCGTTGCCCCAGCACCTGCAGGTCCAGGGTGAGCATCAGCGCCGAGCAGCGGGCGGCCTTGGCGCGATCGATCAGCCGGTCGACGAAGTCCTTGTCGCGCATCACGTAGAGCTGGAACCAGAACGGCGCCGTCGTGTGGGCGGCCACGTCCTCGATCGAGCAGATGCTCATCGTCGAGAGCGAGAACGGAATGCCGAACTGCTCGGCCGCCCGTGCCGCGAGGATCTCGCCGTCGGCATGCTGCATGCCGGTGAAGCCGGTCGGCGCGATGGCTACCGGCATGGCCACGTCCTGCCCGATCATGGTGCTGCGCGTGCTGCGGCCCTCCATGTTGACGGCGACGCGCTGGCGCAGCTTGATCTTCTGGAAGTCGCTCTCGTTGGCCCGATAGGTGCTCTCGGTCCAGGAGCCGGAGTCGGCATAGTCGTAGAACATGCGCGGGACGCGGCGCTCGGCCAGCACGCGCAGGTCTTCGATGGTGGTGATGACGGTCATGGCGGATGTCTCCCGGGTTCAGCGGATCACCATCTGTGTGAAGGGCCACAAATAGGCTTGGAGGGTCACGAAGATGCCGACCAGGCAGGCCAGCGCGATGGAGTGGAAGAAGACGTAGCGCAGGATGTCGCCCTCGTGGTCGAACCAGCGCGTGGCGGTGGAGGCGACCACGATCGATTGGGCGTCGATCATCTTGCCCATCACGCCGCCCGAACTGTTGGCTGCGCCCATGAGGTTGGGCGAGAGGCCCAGTTGCTCGGCCGCGACCTTCTGCATGCCGCCGAAGAGCACGTTGCTCGCGGTGTCGGAGCCGGTCATGGCCACGCCGATCCAGCCCATCAGCGTGCCGAAGAACGGGTAGAGCACGCCGGTGTTCGCGAAGGCCAGGCCCAGCGTGGTGTCGGTGCCCGAGTAGCGCGTGAGCGTGCCGAGCGCGAGCATCAGCACGATGGTCAGCAGCGAGTAGCGCACCAGCCACAGCGTGCGCAAGAAGGTGCGCACGATCTCCAGCGGGTGGTACTTCATGAACAGCGCGCCGACGACGGCTGCCAGCAGGATGCCGGTGCCGGTGGCCGACAGCAGGTTGAGCACGTAGACGGCGCTTTCGGGGTGCGGAGTGGGCACCACCGGAGGCATCTTCTGGATCATGTCGTGCAGCCCGGCCATCGGGAAGGAGGGCGCGAAGATGCCGTTCAGCGCAGTCTTGACCGAGGGCAGTCCCCAGACGAAGACGAACACCGACAGGATCAGCCAGGGCGTCCAGGCGCGAACCAGCGCCGCCCGGCTGTGGGTCACCACCGGGGCCGGCGGCTTCGCCTCGGCGGCGCTGGCGTCGTGGCCGCGCAGCGAAGGCGAAGTCCAGATCTTCCTGGGCTGCCACACGCGCAGGAACAGCACCAGCGACACCATCGAGACGATGGCGGCGATGATGTCCACCAGCTCGGGACCGATGAAGTTGGACACCAGGTACTGCGGGATCGCGAAGGACAGGCCCGTCACGAGGATCGCGGGCCAGATCTCCATCATCGCCTTGCGCCCCGCGAAGGCCCAGATCAGCCAGAACGGGACCATCAGCGAGAAGAAAGGGAGCTGGCGGCCGATCATCGCGGTGACCTCCATCAGGTCGTAGCCATGCACCTTGGCCAGCGTGATGACCGGCGTGCCGAGCGCGCCGAAGGCCACCGGGGCGGTGTTGGCGATCAGGCTCAGGCCCGAGGCCGCCAGCGGCGAGAAGCCCAGTCCGATCAGGATGCCGGCCGTGACGGCGACCGGCGTGCCGAAGCCGGCCGCGCCCTCGAAGAAGGCGCCGAAACAGAAGGCGATCAGCAGCAACTGGATGCGGCGGTCCTCGGTGATGCCCGAGAGCGAATCCTGCAGCACCTTGAAGCTGCCGTTCTGCTCCGCCAGTTGCTGCAGGAAGATGATGTTCAGCACGATCCAGCCGATCGGCAGCAGGCCGGTGAAGCCGCCGAACAGCGCGGCGCGGCCGGCCATTCCGGCCGGCATGCCGTAGGCGAACACGGCCACGGCGAGGGCGGCGATCAGGCCCAGGCCGGCGGCGATGTGCGCCTTGATGTGGAAGAAGCCGAGGCACGCCAGCATCAGCACCACCGGGATCGCGGCCAGCGCGGTCGAGATGATCATGTTGCCGAAGGGGTCGTAGATTTGCTGCCAGGTCATGGCTTGTCTCCGGTGTCGTTGTTCGGGAGCGCCGCCAGGCCGGGGTGAGGGCGGCCGCGGCAGCGCGAGGCACCGACTGTAGGAACGCCGGTCGAGGGCCGGCGTGAAAAGCGCTGGGCCGTTGCGTGAAGCTTTTTCAAACGGCGTCAGCGCCGCGTCAAGATCGGTCTCAGTCGCGCAATGACTGGCGCAGCCAGTCGACGAAGGCCGCGCATTCCCAGCGTTCCAGCGTGCCGGGTTTCCAGCACAGGAAGTAGTCGTGCGGCGAACGCACGCTCCTGCGCGACAGGCGCACGAGCCGCCCGCTGTCGAGCCAGGCCTGGCCGAGCTTGAGCCGCATCAATGCCACGCCGAAACCGGCGACGGCGGCGTCGAGCACCAGGCCGAGGTCGTTGAACTGGTCGCCTGCGCGAGGCTCCGCCTGCGTGATGTCGCAGGCCCTGAACCAGGTGCGCCAGGGCTCCAGGGGGGTGCGGATCAGCCGTGCGCGCGAGACCGCTTCGGCGGTCTCGAAGCTGTCGAAAGGGCCGGCTTCGTGCAGGTAGTCCGGGCTGCAGACCGGTGTCACCTCGTCCGACAGCAGGTGCATCGACTCGCGATCCGGAAAGGGCCCGGTGCCGAACCGCAACTCGATGTCGGACTCTTCGGCCGTGAGGTTCAGCACCGGAATGGCCACCTGCAGGCTCAGCTCGATCTCGGGGTAGGCGTGGCGAAACAGCGCCAGCCGCGGCAGCAGCAACTGGCGGGAGAAGGTGGGCGTGACCGCCACGCGCAGCCGGACCGTGCCGGACGCGCCGGTCTGGCTGGGCACTTCCTGCAGCGCTGCCAGCGCCTCGCGAACGCGCGCCAGGTAGGCGGCGCCGTCGGGGCTGAGGCTGAAATCGTTGCGCGCGAAAAGCTTCAGGCCGAGTTGCGTCTCGAGCTGCCGGATGCGGTGGCTCACCGCGCTGGGCGTCACGCTGAGTTCTTCGGAGGCCAGCGTCACGCTGCGCAGGCGCGACACCGCCTCGAAGGCAAGGAGGCCTTGGATGGGGGGGATGCGTGGCGGGGGCATGGCAGTCGGAAGCTCGAAGTCCGCATTGTGAAGCCTCGCGCTCGGCCGCTCGCGCGGATGAATGCGGCCGACGGCGGCGGCGGATGGCCTGCAAACGGATGTCGTTCGGGAGAGGGCATACGATCCTTGATTCACCAGCCGAGGAGCCAGCTCGCGCATGCCACCATGCAAACGCCCCAGCCTCGCGCGTTGCGCTCATTCGTGCTCCTGTACGTGCTCATGTACGCCGCATTTGGCGTGGCGTCGCCGTTCTGGCCTCGCTTCTTCGAAACGCGAGGGATGTCACCCGAGCAGATCGGGGTCTTGCTGGGACTGAGCACGATCGTCCGTCTGGTTGCCGGATCCGTCGCGGCGAGCGTCGCAGATCGGTGGCGGCGATTGCGCCAGGTACTGGCCGCGGCGGCCGCCCTTGCGGCGTGCCTTGCATGGGCCCTGCCCTGAATCGCAGGCTTCGGGATCATTCTGGTGGTTCGCCTCTGCCATGAAGCTGCACTCACACCGACCACGTCGCTTGCCGATGCCTTGGCGCTCAATGCCTCGAAGGCGCGCGCTTCGACAGGCATGAGCTTCGAGTATGGCTGGGTGCGAGGTTCGGCGTCGGCTGCCTTCGTGTTCGGCACGCTCGCTGCCGGCCAGGTCATTGGCTGGACGGTACTCGCATCGATCGCATGGATGCAGGGCGGCTTGCTCCTGCTGGCCGCGGCGAGCGCCTTGCGGTTGCCTGCGCGTGATCAGGACACCCACGCAAATGCCGGGACATCGTCCTTCAGAGCCATCAGGGAGCTCATGGGAATCGCCGTGTTCCGGCGCGTCGTGCTCATCGCGGCCCTGGTCTACGGCAGCCATGCATGACGCATTCGCGGTCATCCGGTGGAAGGTGGTGCCTCTCGCCGCACTGAGACTCAACGCTCAGTTCGGCGTAGTTCCTTGCGGGACCGCCTTCTTGGCCGCCGCCTTCGCGTTGCGTGCTTCGACGCGCGCCTGCCCGGCGTTCGCAGCCTTGCCATTCCCGACCGGATTGACTTCAGCATTGTTGGCTGAGTCGCCGGTCGGCGCCTTCACCATGCCTTGGGGCCGTGAGTCGACGCGCTGTTGGGCCTTGTTGCCGGACTTTCCAGTCGCCAGGGGGTTGACTTCAGTGTTGCTCGCCGAATCGCCGGTTGGCGTCTTCACCATGCCTTGAGGGCGCGCCTCCGCCTTGGATTCGGCGCGATTCTGCGGCTTGCTGTTTGTGACCGGTTGTTGCTCCGAAGATGCTCCGGGTGGATTCTGCGCATAGGCGCCCGCCGCGAACAGGCTTGCGATTGCGATCGCTAGAAATTTGCTCATATT
This region includes:
- a CDS encoding alpha-hydroxy acid oxidase, whose product is MTVITTIEDLRVLAERRVPRMFYDYADSGSWTESTYRANESDFQKIKLRQRVAVNMEGRSTRSTMIGQDVAMPVAIAPTGFTGMQHADGEILAARAAEQFGIPFSLSTMSICSIEDVAAHTTAPFWFQLYVMRDKDFVDRLIDRAKAARCSALMLTLDLQVLGQRHKDLKNGLSAPPKPTLANLINLATKPRWCMGMLGTRRRTFGNIVGHAKGVGDLSSLSSWTAEQFDPALSWADVERIKKRWGGKLVLKGIMDAEDARLAAASGADALIVSNHGGRQLDGAPSTIEALPAIVEAIGSQPIEVWLDSGVRSGQDVLKALALGARGTMIGRAFLYGLGALGQAGVTRALEIIHKELDVTMAFCGHTDIRNVDRSILLPGTIPG
- a CDS encoding L-lactate permease translates to MTWQQIYDPFGNMIISTALAAIPVVLMLACLGFFHIKAHIAAGLGLIAALAVAVFAYGMPAGMAGRAALFGGFTGLLPIGWIVLNIIFLQQLAEQNGSFKVLQDSLSGITEDRRIQLLLIAFCFGAFFEGAAGFGTPVAVTAGILIGLGFSPLAASGLSLIANTAPVAFGALGTPVITLAKVHGYDLMEVTAMIGRQLPFFSLMVPFWLIWAFAGRKAMMEIWPAILVTGLSFAIPQYLVSNFIGPELVDIIAAIVSMVSLVLFLRVWQPRKIWTSPSLRGHDASAAEAKPPAPVVTHSRAALVRAWTPWLILSVFVFVWGLPSVKTALNGIFAPSFPMAGLHDMIQKMPPVVPTPHPESAVYVLNLLSATGTGILLAAVVGALFMKYHPLEIVRTFLRTLWLVRYSLLTIVLMLALGTLTRYSGTDTTLGLAFANTGVLYPFFGTLMGWIGVAMTGSDTASNVLFGGMQKVAAEQLGLSPNLMGAANSSGGVMGKMIDAQSIVVASTATRWFDHEGDILRYVFFHSIALACLVGIFVTLQAYLWPFTQMVIR
- a CDS encoding LysR substrate-binding domain-containing protein, giving the protein MPPPRIPPIQGLLAFEAVSRLRSVTLASEELSVTPSAVSHRIRQLETQLGLKLFARNDFSLSPDGAAYLARVREALAALQEVPSQTGASGTVRLRVAVTPTFSRQLLLPRLALFRHAYPEIELSLQVAIPVLNLTAEESDIELRFGTGPFPDRESMHLLSDEVTPVCSPDYLHEAGPFDSFETAEAVSRARLIRTPLEPWRTWFRACDITQAEPRAGDQFNDLGLVLDAAVAGFGVALMRLKLGQAWLDSGRLVRLSRRSVRSPHDYFLCWKPGTLERWECAAFVDWLRQSLRD
- a CDS encoding MFS transporter translates to MQTPQPRALRSFVLLYVLMYAAFGVASPFWPRFFETRGMSPEQIGVLLGLSTIVRLVAGSVAASVADRWRRLRQVLAAAAALAACLAWALP